The following are from one region of the Streptomyces changanensis genome:
- a CDS encoding serine/threonine-protein kinase — MAMMRLRREDPRVVGSFRLHRRLGAGGMGVVYLGSDRRGQRVALKVIRPDLAEDQEFRSRFAREVSAARRIRGGCTARLVAADLEADRPWFATQYVPGPSLHDKIAEEGPLSAADVAAIGAALSEGLVAVHEAGVVHRDLKPSNILLSPKGPRIIDFGIAWATGASTLTHVGTAVGSPGFLAPEQVRGATVTPATDVFALGATLAYAAMGDSPFGHGSSEVLLYRVVHEEPHLQGVPDALAPLVRACLAKEPEERPTTLQLSLRLKEIAAREAQGLGMAPQPPDGRPPAPRPERAERLARAERSTGPRGGRAQPRPTERYPERSAQRTPAPRHQGGQGSRTGGSSRPRRNASHPGPRTGPRTGPRRTGPGTGTGAGASSGLRRPANPRLLRQRLFVFVVVTLVVLLGIAGAQALQG; from the coding sequence ATGGCGATGATGCGGCTCCGGCGCGAGGACCCGCGTGTCGTCGGCTCGTTCCGGTTGCACCGGCGGCTCGGCGCGGGCGGCATGGGGGTCGTGTACCTCGGCTCCGACCGGCGCGGACAGCGGGTGGCGCTGAAGGTGATCCGGCCGGACCTCGCCGAGGACCAGGAGTTCCGCTCGCGCTTCGCGCGCGAGGTGTCCGCCGCGCGGCGGATCCGCGGCGGGTGCACGGCCCGGCTGGTCGCGGCCGACCTGGAGGCGGACCGCCCGTGGTTCGCCACGCAGTACGTACCGGGCCCCTCCCTGCACGACAAGATCGCCGAGGAGGGGCCGCTGTCGGCGGCCGACGTCGCCGCGATCGGGGCCGCCCTCTCCGAGGGGCTCGTCGCGGTCCACGAGGCCGGTGTGGTGCACCGGGACCTGAAGCCGTCGAACATCCTGCTCTCCCCCAAGGGCCCGCGGATCATCGACTTCGGCATCGCCTGGGCGACCGGCGCCTCCACCCTCACCCACGTCGGCACGGCGGTGGGCTCGCCCGGGTTCCTCGCGCCGGAGCAGGTGCGGGGCGCCACCGTCACCCCCGCGACCGACGTCTTCGCCCTCGGCGCCACCCTGGCGTACGCGGCGATGGGCGACTCGCCCTTCGGGCACGGCAGCTCCGAGGTGCTGCTGTACCGCGTGGTGCACGAGGAGCCCCACCTGCAGGGCGTTCCGGACGCCCTGGCGCCGCTGGTGCGGGCGTGCCTCGCCAAGGAGCCCGAGGAGCGGCCCACCACGCTCCAGCTCTCCCTGCGGCTGAAGGAGATCGCCGCGCGGGAGGCACAGGGGCTCGGCATGGCGCCCCAGCCGCCGGACGGGCGGCCCCCGGCGCCCCGGCCCGAGCGGGCGGAGCGCCTGGCCCGGGCCGAGCGTTCCACGGGGCCGCGGGGCGGTCGCGCGCAGCCGAGGCCCACGGAGCGGTACCCGGAGCGGTCGGCGCAGCGCACCCCCGCGCCGCGACACCAGGGCGGGCAGGGATCGCGGACCGGCGGTTCCTCGCGGCCCCGGCGGAACGCGTCGCACCCGGGGCCGCGCACCGGCCCGCGCACGGGCCCCCGCAGGACCGGCCCGGGGACCGGTACGGGGGCGGGGGCGTCCTCGGGGCTGCGCAGGCCCGCGAATCCGCGGCTGCTGCGGCAGCGCCTGTTCGTCTTCGTCGTCGTGACCCTGGTCGTGCTGCTGGGGATCGCCGGGGCGCAGGCCCTCCAGGGCTGA
- a CDS encoding TrmH family RNA methyltransferase has product MAEIITLDDPDDPRLHDYTGLTDVELRRRREPAEGLFIAEGEKVIRRARQAGYAMRSMLLSAKWVDAMRDVIDEDPAPVYVVHPDLAERVTGYHVHRGALASMRREPLPEASRVLATARRVVVMESVNDHTNIGAIFRSAAALGMDAVLLSPDCADPLYRRSVKVSMGAVFSVPYARLDAWPRGLDAVRDAGFRLLALTPGEDATPIDEAAPHRLDRVALMLGAEGDGLTERAMRAAHERVRIPMAHGVDSLNVGAAAAVAFYAVTAGRPQP; this is encoded by the coding sequence GTGGCAGAGATCATCACCCTCGACGACCCCGACGACCCGCGCCTGCACGACTACACGGGCCTCACCGACGTCGAGCTGCGCCGCCGCCGCGAACCGGCGGAGGGGCTGTTCATCGCCGAGGGCGAGAAGGTCATCCGCCGGGCCCGGCAGGCCGGCTACGCGATGCGGTCGATGCTCCTGTCGGCGAAGTGGGTCGACGCCATGCGCGACGTCATCGACGAGGACCCCGCCCCGGTCTACGTCGTCCACCCCGACCTCGCCGAGCGGGTGACCGGCTACCACGTCCACCGGGGCGCGCTGGCGTCCATGCGGCGCGAACCGCTGCCGGAGGCGTCGCGGGTGCTGGCGACCGCCCGTCGCGTGGTGGTCATGGAGTCGGTCAACGACCACACCAACATCGGCGCCATCTTCCGCAGCGCCGCCGCCCTCGGCATGGACGCCGTCCTGCTCTCCCCGGACTGCGCCGACCCGCTGTACCGGCGCTCGGTGAAGGTCTCGATGGGGGCGGTCTTCTCCGTCCCGTACGCCCGGCTCGACGCCTGGCCGCGGGGCCTGGACGCGGTGCGCGACGCCGGGTTCCGGCTGCTGGCGCTGACGCCCGGCGAGGACGCCACCCCGATCGACGAGGCGGCCCCGCACCGGCTGGACCGGGTGGCGCTCATGCTGGGCGCCGAGGGCGACGGCCTGACGGAGCGGGCGATGCGGGCCGCCCACGAGCGGGTCCGCATCCCGATGGCGCACGGCGTCGACTCGCTCAACGTCGGCGCGGCCGCGGCGGTGGCGTTCTACGCCGTGACGGCGGGCCGCCCCCAGCCCTGA
- the cobT gene encoding nicotinate-nucleotide--dimethylbenzimidazole phosphoribosyltransferase, whose amino-acid sequence MTDTGQVPGEGQPENAGMVEQPGMPAPGAYTFLDPSDNTPEDDDLLLMPGAQGAWTEPQPGVVPAPPVAVPPAEHLGYQPLVQEAPAPAYEPHETGAHEAGGRDSGSVDLGAVRIPAPAAESPQPQTQQPRRPLHMGPPTPDGTAGVVRSLADRGPAPVPAAPAPVQSPPTSGLEYLDAPHTAPAAPVAQPVEVPQHVDAPPQGAEAWPQEPQQPQEALQPLEPHASQQAHHPLPAPAETVVPDQVAPPQFAPAPAPAAPEEPVDEQPVTVPQATELHAPQPVATVPAPRDATAPEHQAISGAQLLGAPAQQEVPAHPEQPVMAPVPAPEAPEAAQAPAPQQAAPVEVAPEQPEQPEQAAEPAQAAEPAEAPEPAQAPDAVTPAAVAPDADAPQVLAPAPVEPQAVVVEPVPVPQPEQPPAVEPVAQAPQAAAPEPAEPQAAAPEPRAAAPVAPAAEEAAAPAPAASVPEVAAPAPAPAAAEAPASEPSEATAPVAEAVVPVEPVAEAPAPTEPETDVQPAEQAPATAGPAAAEPAGPTETAEQPAKEPAEQAPAAAVPAPEAAPATEPAPADPPAEDPAAVRQAPAEEPAAAQPQPLDEPAAAQPRPAEDAVPVPGAAPAEDPAAAPEVPEAAVPAGPPAPGYADEDREAILRVMRERRDIRNGFRSDPIPHEVLLRVLEAAHTAPSVGHSQPWDFVVIRSAETRRTMHELAQRQREAYATSLPKGRAKQFKELKIEAILDTPVNIVVTADPTRGGRHTLGRHTQPQMAPYSSALAVENLWLAARAEGLGVGWVSFFDEREMVRALGLPEHLEVVAYLCVGYVDEFPEEPELMQAGWAKRRPLSWVVHEETYGRRALPGEQPHDLLQETVATVRPLDAKALGEAWERQKRMTKPAGALGMLEIISAQLCGLSRSCPPPIPEPAAVAIFAGDHGVHAQGVTAWPQEVTAQMVANFLGGGAVCNAFATQVGAEVCVVDVGVAADLPATPGLLPRKVRAGTADFTAGPALTREEVLAALEVGIETARDLVAAGNKAILTGEMGIANTTASAALISVYTGADPAEVTGRGTGINDEMHARKVDVVRRALDLHRPDPADPIGVLGAVGGLEHAAMVGFILGGASLRTPVILDGVSAGAAALVARAIAPESLAACIAGHRSAEPGHMAALNKLGLRPLVDLDLRLGEGTGALLALPLVQSAARAMHEVATFDSAGVSEK is encoded by the coding sequence ATGACTGACACCGGCCAGGTCCCGGGCGAGGGGCAGCCGGAGAACGCAGGCATGGTGGAGCAGCCGGGCATGCCCGCTCCGGGTGCGTACACCTTCCTCGACCCCTCCGACAACACCCCCGAAGACGACGACCTGCTGCTGATGCCGGGTGCCCAGGGCGCCTGGACGGAGCCGCAGCCCGGTGTCGTCCCCGCGCCCCCCGTGGCCGTACCGCCGGCCGAGCACCTCGGGTACCAGCCGCTCGTGCAGGAGGCCCCGGCCCCCGCGTACGAGCCGCACGAGACCGGCGCACACGAGGCGGGCGGCCGGGACTCCGGCTCCGTCGACCTCGGCGCCGTACGGATCCCCGCGCCGGCCGCCGAGAGCCCGCAGCCCCAGACCCAGCAGCCCCGGCGTCCGCTCCACATGGGCCCGCCGACCCCCGACGGCACGGCCGGCGTCGTCCGCTCGCTCGCCGACCGCGGCCCCGCCCCCGTGCCGGCCGCGCCCGCGCCGGTCCAGTCCCCGCCCACCAGCGGCCTGGAGTACCTGGACGCGCCCCACACGGCCCCGGCCGCCCCGGTGGCGCAGCCGGTCGAGGTCCCGCAGCACGTCGACGCCCCGCCGCAGGGCGCAGAGGCGTGGCCGCAGGAGCCGCAGCAGCCGCAGGAAGCCCTGCAGCCGCTGGAGCCGCACGCGTCACAGCAGGCTCACCACCCGCTTCCCGCCCCAGCAGAAACGGTCGTTCCCGACCAGGTGGCACCCCCGCAGTTCGCCCCGGCTCCGGCCCCGGCGGCGCCGGAGGAGCCGGTCGACGAGCAGCCGGTGACGGTCCCGCAGGCCACGGAGCTGCACGCCCCGCAGCCGGTGGCGACGGTTCCCGCGCCGCGCGACGCCACGGCGCCGGAGCACCAGGCCATCTCCGGGGCGCAGCTGCTCGGGGCACCGGCGCAGCAGGAGGTGCCGGCGCACCCGGAGCAGCCGGTCATGGCCCCCGTGCCGGCGCCCGAGGCCCCCGAGGCGGCCCAGGCACCGGCCCCGCAGCAGGCGGCTCCCGTGGAGGTCGCCCCGGAGCAGCCGGAGCAGCCGGAGCAGGCCGCCGAGCCCGCGCAGGCCGCCGAGCCCGCGGAGGCCCCGGAGCCCGCGCAGGCCCCGGACGCCGTGACCCCGGCAGCCGTGGCCCCGGACGCCGACGCGCCGCAGGTCCTGGCGCCGGCACCGGTGGAGCCGCAGGCCGTCGTCGTGGAGCCGGTACCGGTTCCGCAGCCCGAGCAGCCGCCCGCGGTCGAGCCGGTGGCACAGGCGCCTCAGGCCGCGGCGCCCGAGCCGGCCGAGCCGCAGGCCGCGGCGCCCGAGCCGCGGGCCGCCGCACCGGTGGCCCCCGCCGCGGAAGAGGCCGCCGCGCCCGCCCCGGCCGCGTCGGTCCCGGAGGTCGCCGCCCCCGCCCCCGCCCCCGCCGCAGCCGAGGCCCCGGCCTCCGAACCCTCCGAGGCGACCGCTCCCGTCGCCGAGGCCGTCGTGCCCGTCGAGCCCGTGGCCGAGGCGCCCGCCCCGACGGAGCCCGAGACGGACGTCCAGCCCGCCGAGCAGGCCCCGGCCACCGCCGGACCGGCCGCCGCCGAGCCCGCCGGGCCCACCGAGACCGCCGAGCAGCCCGCGAAGGAGCCCGCCGAACAGGCCCCGGCCGCCGCGGTGCCGGCCCCCGAGGCCGCCCCGGCCACCGAACCCGCACCCGCGGACCCGCCCGCCGAGGACCCGGCCGCCGTACGGCAGGCCCCCGCCGAAGAGCCGGCCGCCGCACAGCCGCAGCCCCTTGACGAGCCGGCCGCCGCACAGCCCCGGCCCGCCGAGGACGCGGTCCCCGTCCCGGGCGCGGCACCCGCCGAGGACCCGGCCGCGGCGCCGGAGGTCCCCGAGGCGGCGGTCCCCGCCGGCCCGCCGGCCCCCGGCTACGCCGACGAGGATCGCGAGGCGATCCTCCGCGTCATGCGCGAACGCCGCGACATCCGCAACGGCTTCCGCAGCGACCCGATCCCGCACGAGGTGCTGCTCCGCGTCCTGGAGGCGGCCCACACCGCCCCGTCCGTGGGCCACTCGCAGCCCTGGGACTTCGTCGTCATCCGCTCGGCCGAGACGCGCCGCACGATGCACGAGCTCGCCCAGCGCCAGCGCGAGGCGTACGCCACATCGCTGCCCAAGGGCCGGGCCAAGCAGTTCAAGGAACTGAAGATCGAGGCGATCCTCGACACCCCGGTCAACATCGTCGTCACCGCCGACCCCACCCGCGGCGGCCGCCACACCCTCGGCCGGCACACGCAGCCCCAGATGGCCCCGTACTCCTCCGCGCTGGCGGTGGAGAACCTCTGGCTCGCCGCCCGCGCCGAGGGCCTCGGCGTCGGCTGGGTGAGCTTCTTCGACGAGCGCGAGATGGTCCGCGCCCTCGGCCTGCCCGAGCACCTGGAGGTCGTCGCCTACCTGTGCGTGGGGTACGTCGACGAGTTCCCCGAGGAGCCCGAGCTGATGCAGGCGGGCTGGGCCAAGCGCCGCCCGCTGTCGTGGGTCGTCCACGAGGAGACGTACGGCCGCCGGGCCCTGCCCGGCGAGCAGCCGCACGACCTGCTCCAGGAGACCGTCGCCACCGTGCGGCCGCTGGACGCCAAGGCGCTCGGCGAGGCGTGGGAGCGGCAGAAGCGCATGACCAAGCCGGCCGGCGCCCTCGGCATGCTGGAGATCATCTCCGCGCAGCTGTGCGGCCTGTCCCGGAGCTGCCCCCCGCCGATCCCGGAGCCCGCCGCCGTGGCGATCTTCGCGGGTGACCACGGGGTGCACGCCCAGGGCGTCACCGCCTGGCCGCAGGAGGTGACGGCCCAGATGGTGGCCAACTTCCTCGGCGGCGGGGCCGTCTGCAACGCCTTCGCCACCCAGGTCGGCGCGGAGGTGTGCGTCGTCGACGTCGGCGTCGCCGCGGACCTGCCCGCCACCCCCGGCCTGCTGCCCCGCAAGGTGCGCGCCGGAACGGCCGACTTCACCGCCGGCCCCGCCCTCACCCGCGAGGAGGTGCTCGCCGCCCTGGAGGTCGGCATCGAGACCGCCCGCGACCTGGTCGCCGCCGGCAACAAGGCGATCCTCACCGGTGAGATGGGCATCGCGAACACCACCGCGTCCGCCGCCCTCATCTCCGTCTACACGGGCGCGGACCCGGCCGAGGTCACCGGCCGCGGCACCGGCATCAACGACGAGATGCACGCCCGCAAGGTCGACGTCGTACGCCGCGCCCTCGACCTGCACCGGCCCGACCCGGCGGACCCGATCGGCGTCCTCGGGGCGGTCGGCGGCCTGGAGCACGCCGCGATGGTCGGCTTCATCCTCGGCGGCGCCTCGCTGCGGACGCCCGTCATCCTCGACGGCGTCAGCGCGGGCGCGGCGGCCCTGGTCGCCCGCGCCATCGCACCCGAGTCGCTGGCCGCCTGCATCGCCGGCCACCGCAGTGCCGAGCCCGGCCACATGGCGGCGCTCAACAAGCTGGGCCTGCGCCCCCTGGTCGACCTGGACCTCCGCCTCGGCGAGGGCACCGGCGCCCTGCTCGCCCTGCCCCTGGTCCAGAGCGCGGCCCGTGCCATGCACGAGGTCGCGACCTTCGACTCGGCGGGCGTCAGCGAGAAGTAG
- the cobA gene encoding uroporphyrinogen-III C-methyltransferase, with protein sequence MVEHAEQPAYPVGLRLSGRRVVVIGGGQVAQRRLPALVAAGADVTLVSPSATASVEAMAETGEIRWERRRYEDGDIADAWYALVATSDAEANARASAEAERTKTWCVRADDAEAATAWTPATGRVEGVTVAVLTGNDPRRSAAVRDAVVEGLRDGSLAAPQHRSRTPFVALVGGGPGDPDLITLRGRRLLAEADVVIADRLGPRDLLDELPPHVEVIDAAKIPYGRFMAQEAINNALIEHARRGRSVVRLKGGDPFVFGRGMEEAQALAEVGIPCTVVPGISSSISVPGAAGIPVTHRGVAHEFTVVSGHVAPDDPRSLVDWAALAKLRGTLVILMGVDKIGRIAEALVAHGKDPATPLALVQEGTTAAQRRVDATLATVAETVRAEDVRPPAVIVIGDVVHEGPQKQGR encoded by the coding sequence ATGGTCGAGCACGCCGAGCAGCCCGCCTACCCCGTCGGACTCCGCCTCTCCGGGCGCCGGGTCGTCGTCATCGGCGGTGGCCAGGTCGCCCAGCGCCGCCTTCCGGCCCTCGTCGCCGCGGGCGCCGACGTCACGCTCGTCTCGCCCTCCGCCACCGCCTCCGTCGAGGCCATGGCCGAGACGGGGGAGATCCGCTGGGAGCGCCGCCGGTACGAGGACGGCGACATCGCCGACGCATGGTACGCGCTCGTCGCGACGAGCGACGCCGAGGCGAACGCCCGTGCCTCCGCCGAGGCGGAGCGGACGAAGACCTGGTGCGTACGGGCCGACGACGCCGAGGCGGCGACCGCCTGGACCCCCGCGACGGGCCGGGTCGAGGGCGTCACCGTGGCGGTCCTCACCGGCAACGACCCGCGGCGCTCCGCCGCCGTGCGCGACGCGGTCGTGGAGGGGCTGCGGGACGGCAGCCTCGCCGCCCCGCAGCACCGCTCCCGGACGCCGTTCGTGGCGCTCGTCGGCGGGGGACCGGGCGACCCCGACCTGATCACGCTGCGCGGCCGCCGGCTCCTCGCGGAGGCCGACGTCGTGATCGCCGACCGGCTGGGCCCGCGCGACCTGCTCGACGAACTTCCCCCGCACGTCGAGGTGATCGACGCGGCGAAGATCCCGTACGGCCGGTTCATGGCCCAGGAGGCGATCAACAACGCCCTGATCGAGCACGCGAGGCGGGGCAGGTCGGTGGTCCGCCTCAAGGGAGGTGACCCGTTCGTCTTCGGCCGGGGCATGGAGGAGGCGCAGGCGCTCGCCGAGGTGGGCATCCCCTGCACGGTCGTCCCCGGCATCTCCAGCTCGATCTCCGTCCCCGGCGCCGCCGGGATCCCCGTCACGCACCGGGGCGTCGCCCACGAGTTCACCGTGGTCAGCGGGCACGTCGCACCCGACGACCCCCGCTCGCTCGTCGACTGGGCCGCCCTGGCGAAGCTCAGGGGCACGCTCGTCATCCTCATGGGCGTGGACAAGATCGGCCGCATCGCCGAGGCGCTCGTCGCCCACGGCAAGGACCCGGCCACCCCGCTCGCCCTGGTCCAGGAGGGCACGACCGCCGCGCAGCGCCGCGTGGACGCCACGCTCGCGACCGTCGCCGAGACGGTACGGGCCGAGGACGTCCGTCCGCCCGCCGTGATCGTCATCGGCGACGTGGTCCACGAGGGGCCGCAGAAGCAGGGGCGGTAA
- a CDS encoding GNAT family N-acetyltransferase — MTTTLRPVGPLQQAGDGTRSRAYEVCVNSRPVGGVRIATVRTADGAVGTISDLRVAEADRGRGRGTVAALAAEEVLRGWDCERIRVSVPAGAAPARRLAAALGYTESGHLLLKELDRADPGPPAPAGLEVRPMTAAEFAPWRSAAPGRRELLPDDPAAGGARVDIALRDGVPVGHLWTGWRDLPAGERVPYVWEVEVTATERGKGYGRALMRRAEAAVREAGGHRLALRVDPANAPARALYASLGYRPLSVDYEKRLY; from the coding sequence ATGACCACCACCCTGCGGCCGGTCGGGCCGCTCCAGCAGGCCGGCGACGGCACCCGCTCGCGCGCCTACGAGGTGTGCGTGAACAGCCGCCCCGTGGGCGGGGTGCGGATCGCGACGGTACGCACCGCCGACGGGGCCGTCGGCACCATCAGCGACCTGCGCGTCGCCGAGGCGGACCGCGGCCGCGGCCGCGGGACGGTGGCCGCCCTCGCGGCCGAGGAGGTGCTGCGGGGCTGGGACTGCGAGCGGATCCGCGTCTCGGTGCCGGCCGGCGCCGCGCCCGCCCGGCGCCTGGCCGCCGCCCTCGGGTACACCGAGAGCGGCCACCTCCTGCTCAAGGAGCTCGACCGGGCCGACCCCGGTCCGCCGGCCCCCGCGGGGCTGGAGGTCCGGCCGATGACGGCCGCCGAGTTCGCCCCCTGGCGGAGCGCCGCCCCCGGCCGCCGGGAACTGCTCCCCGACGACCCGGCCGCCGGGGGCGCCCGGGTCGACATCGCCCTGCGGGACGGCGTCCCGGTGGGCCACCTGTGGACCGGGTGGCGCGACCTGCCGGCGGGGGAGCGGGTGCCGTACGTCTGGGAGGTGGAGGTCACCGCCACCGAGCGCGGCAAGGGGTACGGCCGCGCCCTCATGCGCCGCGCCGAGGCCGCCGTGCGCGAGGCGGGGGGCCACCGCCTCGCCCTGCGCGTGGACCCCGCGAACGCCCCGGCTCGCGCCCTGTACGCCTCCCTCGGCTACCGCCCGCTCTCCGTCGACTACGAGAAGCGCCTGTACTGA
- a CDS encoding aminotransferase class IV has protein sequence MKVWVNGGLRDADTATISVLDHGLTVGDGVFETLKAVRGRAFALEPHLDRLVRSARGLGLPDPDLDEVRRACAAVLEANPMPLGRLRVTYTGGLSPLGSDRGDDGPSLVVAVGGATPRPDSTAVVTVPWTRNERGALTGLKTTSYAENVVALARAHRAGASEALFANTVGRLCEGTGSNVFVVIDGRIHTPPLASGCLAGITRRLVAEWTGAVETDLPMDVLRSAEEIFLTSTLRDVQAVHRVDDRELAPAPGPVTAKAMRVFTERSALL, from the coding sequence ATGAAGGTGTGGGTCAACGGCGGGCTGCGGGACGCGGACACCGCGACGATCTCCGTCCTCGACCACGGCCTGACCGTGGGGGACGGGGTCTTCGAGACGCTCAAGGCGGTCCGCGGCCGGGCCTTCGCCCTCGAACCCCACCTCGACCGGCTCGTGCGCTCCGCGCGCGGCCTCGGTCTGCCCGACCCCGACCTGGACGAGGTCCGCCGCGCCTGCGCCGCCGTCCTGGAGGCGAACCCGATGCCGCTCGGCCGGCTGCGCGTCACCTACACCGGTGGCCTCTCCCCGCTCGGCTCCGACCGGGGCGACGACGGTCCCAGCCTGGTCGTCGCCGTCGGCGGGGCCACCCCGCGCCCGGACAGCACGGCCGTCGTCACCGTCCCGTGGACCCGCAACGAGCGCGGCGCGCTCACCGGCCTGAAGACCACGTCGTACGCGGAGAACGTCGTCGCCCTCGCCCGCGCCCACCGGGCCGGCGCGTCGGAGGCGCTCTTCGCCAACACCGTCGGGCGGCTCTGCGAGGGCACCGGCTCCAACGTCTTCGTCGTCATCGACGGCCGGATCCACACCCCGCCCCTCGCCTCGGGCTGCCTCGCCGGGATCACCCGCCGGCTGGTCGCCGAGTGGACCGGCGCCGTCGAGACGGACCTGCCGATGGACGTGCTGCGGAGCGCGGAGGAGATCTTCCTGACGTCCACGCTGCGGGACGTCCAGGCCGTCCACCGTGTCGACGACCGCGAGCTGGCGCCCGCGCCCGGCCCGGTCACCGCCAAGGCCATGCGCGTCTTCACCGAGCGGTCGGCGCTCCTGTGA
- the cbiE gene encoding precorrin-6y C5,15-methyltransferase (decarboxylating) subunit CbiE yields MADRVTVIGWDGSPLTAAARGALSAATLVAGAAHHLGLPEVPERAERVRLGSVDLAARRIAGHRGTAVVLADGDPGFFGVVRTLRAPEHGLEVEVVPAVSSVAAAFARAGMPWDDARVVVAHTRTLRRAVNVCRAHPKVAVLTSPGAGPAELALLLEGVHRTFVICEALGTEREQVTVLTSDKAADHTWRDPNVVISIGGSGPTGGGWLMGPDPGPVRGWGLPPEAYEDDTAPTPGRTPELRAAQLARLGPRVGDLVWDIGTGSGAFAAEAARFGAAVIAVDADPAACARAEAAARRSGVQLQVVGGRAPYVLERLPEPDVVRVGGGGADVVAACADRRPERIVTHAGTRDEAEAAAAALAAGGYAVECVLLQSVDLDPDTWSERARSVAFLVAGRRPAP; encoded by the coding sequence ATGGCCGACCGGGTCACGGTGATCGGATGGGACGGCTCGCCCCTCACCGCGGCCGCGCGGGGCGCCCTGTCGGCCGCCACCCTCGTCGCCGGGGCCGCCCACCACCTCGGGCTCCCGGAGGTCCCCGAGCGGGCCGAGCGCGTCCGCCTCGGCAGCGTCGACCTCGCCGCCCGCCGCATCGCCGGCCACCGCGGCACCGCCGTCGTCCTCGCCGACGGTGACCCGGGCTTCTTCGGCGTCGTGCGCACCCTGCGCGCCCCCGAACACGGCCTGGAGGTCGAGGTCGTGCCCGCCGTCTCCTCGGTGGCCGCCGCGTTCGCCCGCGCCGGCATGCCCTGGGACGACGCCCGCGTCGTCGTCGCCCACACCCGGACGCTGCGCCGCGCCGTCAACGTCTGCCGCGCCCACCCCAAGGTCGCCGTCCTCACCTCCCCGGGCGCCGGCCCCGCCGAACTCGCCCTGCTGCTCGAAGGGGTGCACCGCACCTTCGTCATCTGCGAGGCCCTCGGCACCGAACGCGAACAGGTCACCGTCCTCACCTCCGACAAGGCGGCCGACCACACCTGGCGCGACCCCAACGTCGTCATCTCCATCGGCGGCTCCGGCCCCACCGGCGGCGGCTGGCTCATGGGCCCGGACCCCGGCCCGGTCCGCGGCTGGGGCCTGCCGCCCGAGGCGTACGAGGACGACACCGCGCCCACCCCGGGCCGCACCCCCGAACTGCGCGCCGCCCAGCTCGCCCGGCTCGGCCCGCGCGTCGGCGACCTCGTGTGGGACATCGGCACCGGATCCGGCGCCTTCGCCGCCGAGGCCGCCCGGTTCGGCGCCGCCGTCATCGCCGTCGACGCCGACCCGGCCGCCTGCGCCCGCGCGGAGGCCGCCGCCCGCCGCTCCGGCGTCCAGCTCCAGGTCGTCGGCGGCCGCGCCCCCTACGTACTGGAGCGCCTGCCCGAGCCGGACGTGGTCCGCGTCGGCGGCGGGGGAGCGGACGTCGTCGCCGCCTGCGCCGACCGCCGCCCGGAGCGCATCGTCACGCACGCCGGCACCCGCGACGAGGCGGAGGCCGCCGCGGCGGCCCTGGCCGCCGGCGGCTACGCCGTCGAGTGCGTCCTGCTCCAGTCCGTCGACCTCGACCCGGACACCTGGTCGGAACGCGCCAGGTCCGTGGCCTTCCTCGTCGCCGGCCGCAGACCCGCCCCGTGA
- a CDS encoding chorismate-binding protein, which yields MHDLAPLARFGGLVATDLRDVTSDPEALDSSGFWAVAADFEGRLTCARFGDVRPEPVPAPVPGRWRGPAAGDWTSSLDRAAYTAGVRRIREHIAAGEVYQANLCRVLSAPLPPGTADAADVDALTALLARGNPAPYAGTIRLPAHGVEIATASPELYLRRDGRAVESGPIKGTGRTADDLLEKDHAENVMIVDLVRNDLGRVCATGTVTVPRLCAVEPHPGLVHLVSTVRGELAAGEGWAGLLGATFPPGSVTGAPKSSALRIIRALETEPRGPYCGGVGWVDADRRTGELAVGIRTFWLDRRERGGVLRFGTGAGITWGSDPEREWQETELKAARLLAVASGVHEASGRTI from the coding sequence GTGCACGACCTCGCTCCCCTCGCCCGCTTCGGCGGCCTCGTCGCGACCGACCTGCGGGACGTCACCAGCGACCCGGAGGCCCTCGACTCCTCCGGCTTCTGGGCCGTCGCCGCCGATTTCGAAGGCCGCCTCACCTGCGCGCGCTTCGGTGACGTCCGGCCCGAGCCGGTGCCCGCCCCCGTGCCGGGCCGATGGCGCGGCCCCGCGGCGGGCGACTGGACCTCGTCGCTCGACCGGGCGGCGTACACCGCGGGCGTGCGCCGCATCCGCGAGCACATCGCTGCCGGCGAGGTCTACCAGGCGAACCTCTGCCGGGTGCTCTCCGCGCCCCTCCCGCCCGGCACGGCGGACGCCGCCGACGTGGACGCCCTCACCGCACTGCTCGCCCGCGGCAACCCCGCCCCCTATGCGGGAACGATTCGCCTGCCCGCGCACGGGGTGGAGATAGCCACCGCGTCGCCCGAGCTGTACCTGCGGCGCGACGGCCGCGCGGTCGAGTCCGGCCCGATCAAGGGCACCGGCAGGACCGCGGACGACCTGCTGGAGAAGGACCACGCCGAGAACGTGATGATCGTGGACCTGGTCCGCAACGACCTCGGCCGGGTCTGCGCCACCGGGACCGTCACCGTCCCCCGGCTCTGCGCCGTCGAGCCCCACCCCGGCCTCGTCCACCTGGTCTCCACCGTCCGCGGCGAGCTGGCCGCCGGTGAGGGCTGGGCCGGGCTCCTGGGCGCGACCTTCCCGCCGGGCTCGGTCACCGGCGCCCCGAAGTCCAGCGCCCTGCGGATCATCCGGGCGCTGGAGACCGAGCCCCGGGGGCCGTACTGCGGCGGCGTCGGCTGGGTCGACGCCGACCGTCGCACCGGGGAGCTGGCCGTCGGCATCCGCACGTTCTGGCTCGACCGGCGCGAGCGCGGCGGCGTCCTGCGCTTCGGGACCGGGGCGGGCATCACCTGGGGGTCCGACCCCGAGCGGGAGTGGCAGGAGACCGAGCTCAAGGCGGCGAGGCTGCTCGCGGTAGCGTCGGGCGTCCACGAGGCGAGCGGAAGGACCATCTGA